The Cyanobacteriota bacterium region GATGTGGGGCTAACGCCTAATAATGATGGCTCAACTATCCGGTTGAATGTGCCGCCATTAACCAGCGATCGGCGTAAAGAGCTAGTAAAGCTAGCTGCAAAGATGGCTGAAGAGGGTAAGGTGTCGGTACGCAATGTGCGCCGTGATGCGATCGATGCCATCCGCAAGCAAGAGAAGAACGGAGAATTATCCGAAGATGAGGCTCGTGACTTACAGGACAAGATTCAAAAGCTGACTGATAAATATATCGCTAAGCTAGACGAGGTGCTCGCAGAAAAGGAAAAAGACATTATGACAGTCTAGCGAATGCTACAGCACCGTCTCAGTTTTTTGTTACACCCATAACCTTAGACCATAACCTTAGAATAGTACTATTGACTAGTGTTCACAGTGTTTGTATCCACATTGGTTGAACTATTGGCTGAGCTATCGACATGTCCCGATCACGTAGCCTATCGACTACTAGCCCTGACCACCGTACTCT contains the following coding sequences:
- the frr gene encoding ribosome recycling factor, with protein sequence MKITEIEESMKKAIEATQRSFNTIRTGRANPALLDRVMVEYYGALTPLKSLANISTPDSSTISIQPFDRSSLNVIEKAISMSDVGLTPNNDGSTIRLNVPPLTSDRRKELVKLAAKMAEEGKVSVRNVRRDAIDAIRKQEKNGELSEDEARDLQDKIQKLTDKYIAKLDEVLAEKEKDIMTV